In a genomic window of Microcebus murinus isolate Inina unplaced genomic scaffold, M.murinus_Inina_mat1.0 scaf003_hap2_Mmur4.0, whole genome shotgun sequence:
- the PNMA6E gene encoding paraneoplastic antigen Ma6E, whose protein sequence is MALATLQDWCGWMGVNAQRSLLILGIPDDCLEDEFQEALQAALWPLGRYRVLGKVFRKELGARAALVEFADYLNRSVIPRQIPGKGGPWTVIFLPQAPDADLQDRPNLPARSQGQAVARRAGEAGAAGVPGAAVEAGTSSEAGAAGEAGVSGEAGAAGVIAAGEAGASGEAGASGEAGAPGVTGAAGEAGAAGVAGAAGAAGSAGGAGAASEEVSGEEEAASEAGAAGEAGAAGEAAAAGEEAAGEPRLSDEEGAAGDTGVAGVTGAVSMAGAAGEAVAPGEVEALHLAGGRNEARGWAQQWRQALQAVLENMSYQQLRTFSGMEEPGCGEESFESWLDHAKDMLCLWRHTSEREKRRRLVESLGGPALDLMCGLLAENPDTPVQDCLATLVQVFGNKDTRMTVRLKFLTCSQRPEESLFAYVLRLEDLLHEAMEKGAIHPAIADQVRARQVLLQARPNATLQDKLRRLRLERRLPGFLGLLRLVRETEAWEAALAMRQQEPFPGEERTPGDGGDSAATQAAPPVGGAAEASPACEGASEAVPDPADAAQVTPDSPGATQACPAPEEVAEASLAVQEDDSAPAPAGLSQAGPIEAPGGPLPAQMCSASGASPGGPGWVPESLAQAGDEEAEELSLEWLMSILEE, encoded by the coding sequence ATGGCTCTGGCGACACTGCAGGACTGGTGCGGCTGGATGGGCGTGAATGCGCAGCGCTCCCTGCTCATCCTGGGCATCCCTGACGACTGCCTGGAGGACGAATTCCAGGAGGCCCTGCAGGCTGCGCTGTGGCCCCTGGGCAGGTACCGAGTGCTTGGCAAGGTCTTCAGAAAGGAGCTGGGAGCCAGGGCAGCCTTGGTCGAGTTTGCAGACTATCTAAACCGAAGTGTGATCCCCCGACAGATACCAGGCAAGGGGGGACCCTGGACtgtgatcttcctgccccaggcccctgaTGCTGACTTACAGGACAGACCCAATTTGCCTGCAAGGTCCCAGGGTCAAGCAGTGGCCAGACGGGCAGGTGAGGCAGGAGCCGCAGGTGTGCCAGGAGCTGCAGTTGAGGCAGGTACTTCAAGTGAGGCAGGAGCTGCAGGTGAGGCAGGAGTTTCAGGTGAGGCGGGAGCAGCAGGTGTGATAGCAGCAGGTGAGGCAGGAGCTTCAGGTGAGGCAGGAGCTTCAGGTGAGGCAGGAGCACCAGGTGTGACAGGAGCAGCAGGTgaggcaggagcagcaggtgTAGCAGGAGCAGCAGGTGCGGCAGGATCTGCAGGTGGGGCAGGAGCTGCAAGTGAAGAAGTTTCAGGTGAAGAAGAAGCAGCAAGtgaggcaggagcagcaggagaAGCAGGAGCAGCAGGTGAGGCAGCAGCTGCAGGTGAAGAAGCTGCAGGTGAGCCAAGACTGTCAGATGAAGAGGGAGCTGCAGGTGACACAGGAGTTGCAGGTGTGACAGGAGCTGTGAGTATGGCAGGGGCTGCAGGTGAGGCAGTAGCTCCAGGTGAAGTAGAAGCCTTGCACTTGGCAGGAGGAAGAAATGAGGCTAGAGGCTGGGCCCAGCAGTGGAGGCAGGCTTTGCAGGCTGTGTTGGAAAACATGTCTTACCAGCAACTGAGAACCTTTTCTGGAATGGAAGAGCCAGGCTGTGGGGAAGAGTCCTTTGAGAGCTGGCTGGACCACGCCAAGGACATGCTGTGCCTGTGGCGCCACACGtcagaaagggaaaagaggagacGTCTGGTGGAGAGCTTGGGCGGCCCTGCCCTGGATCTCATGTGTGGCCTCCTGGCAGAGAATCCGGACACCCCCGTGCAGGACTGCCTGGCCACGCTCGTGCAGGTGTTCGGCAACAAGGACACCCGGATGACGGTGCGGCTGAAGTTCCTGACCTGCTCGCAGCGTCCCGAGGAGAGTCTGTTTGCCTACGTGCTGCGCCTGGAAGACCTGCTGCACGAGGCCATGGAGAAGGGGGCCATCCACCCGGCCATCGCAGACCAGGTGCGAGCCCGGCAGGTGCTGCTGCAAGCCCGGCCCAACGCGACGCTGCAGGACAAGCTGCGCAGGCTGCGGCTGGAGAGGAGGCTGCCTggcttcctggggctgctgcGGCTCGTTCGGGAGACCGAGGCCTGGGAGGCTGCTCTAGCTATGAGGCAGCAGGAGCCATTCCCAGGAGAGGAAAGGACCCCTGGGGATGGTGGAGACTCAGCTGCCACCCAGGCCGCCCCTCCCGTGGGAGGTGCTGCTGAGGCCTCCCCAGCCTGTGAAGGTGCCAGCGAGGCTGTTCCTGACCCTGCAGATGCCGCCCAGGTTACTCCCGATAGCCCAGGTGCcacccaggcctgccctgcccctgaAGAGGTCGCCGAGGCCTCCCTTGCCGTTCAGGAAGACGACAGTGCCCCTGCCCCTGCGGGCCTGAGTCAAGCAGGACCCATTGAGGCCCCCGGgggccccctcccagcccagatGTGCAGTGCTTCTGGGGCGAGCCCAGGAGGTCCTGGCTGGGTGCCCGAGAGCCTTGCCCAGGCAGGGGACGAGGAGGCTGAGGAGCTCTCCCTGGAGTGGCTCATGTCCATCCTGGAGGAGTAG